The following proteins are encoded in a genomic region of Sebastes fasciatus isolate fSebFas1 chromosome 12, fSebFas1.pri, whole genome shotgun sequence:
- the yrdc gene encoding threonylcarbamoyl-AMP synthase: MKSICSIAVELIKSRRALSSAGGEMMCKELKTKVLRLSSVHQEGNTDGADILSCTAKALKEGNVVGVPTDTIYGLACLAQNSAAVSKTYDIKGRNGHKPLAICVGEIQDIYKYCKVKVKEALLGDLLPGPVTLVFERSEVLNPDLNPFTSLVGVRIPDHAFMRRLCQMCAEPLALTSANISSYTSTVAVHEFQELWPQLAVVVDGGPIGDQSRLGSTVVDLSVLGKYRIIRPGCAFSSTVDVLQHKYGLSEDSGEV, encoded by the exons ATGAAGTCAATTTGTAGCATCGCAGTTGAATTAATCAAATCGAGAAGAGCTCTGAGTTCAGCCGGAGGAGAGATGATGTGTAAAGAGCTCAAGACCAAAGTGCTGCGACTGTCGTCCGTCCATCAGGAGGGAAACACAG ATGGTGCTGACATCCTGAGTTGCACGGCGAAGGCTCTGAAGGAGGGTAATGTGGTCGGCGTGCCCACAGACACCATCTACGGCCTGGCGTGTCTGGCCCAGAACTCCGCAGCCGTCAGTAAAACCTACGACATCAAAGGACGAAATGGACACAAACCGCTGGCCATTTGTGTGGGAGAAATCCAGGATATCTATAA GTACTGTaaggtgaaggtgaaggaaGCGCTGTTAGGTGACCTGCTGCCAGGTCCCGTCACTCTGGTGTTTGAAAGATCCGAAGTACTAAACCCAGATCTCAACCCCTTCACTTCA CTCGTAGGCGTTCGTATCCCAGACCACGCCTTTATGAGACGCCTTTGCCAGATGTGTGCTGAACCTCTCGCACTTACCAGCGCCAACATCAGCTCATACACCAGCACTGTGGCCGTACAT GAGTTTCAGGAGCTCTGGCCCCAACTTGCAGTGGTGGTGGATGGCGGACCAATAGGAGACCAGAGCCGCCTCGGATCAACAGTGGTCGACCTATCGGTACTCGGCAAATACCGCATCATAAGACCTGGCTG TGCCTTTTCTTCCACGGTTGATGTGCTGCAGCACAAATATGGCCTGTCAGAGGACTCGGGGGAAGTTTGA